One genomic window of Salvelinus alpinus chromosome 17, SLU_Salpinus.1, whole genome shotgun sequence includes the following:
- the LOC139542660 gene encoding polycomb group protein ASXL1-like isoform X3, with protein MLNKNRSGTAPLACLVTMLHSQVRGDRVKNSIFFKLPGRMSLFTLKKNALQWTKSSTEAETAEASTLATANAATAGPTEGAEQESCDSMEIVAASGENDASIDESSSSASCSTEPQTRLSRSGVSGQVRSEAQAQTRLCRSRQSSRQRKKAVMMPRVVLTPLKVNGEHVPSGAAGRRREDSRGGPGPTLRARPELASWKRPQHFKSLRGYHSGPMKRSRGGVEVDFETPGSILVNTNIRALINMRTFSAFPAHSQQQLLQLLPEVDRQVGPDGLARLSNSALNNEFFTHASQSWKERLAEGEFTHEMQVRFRQEMEKEKKVEAWKEKFFEEYHGQKSGLTREESLKLTMSEAADAATSVLDSKVALVAAGTPKRRNVGRRRRDGRMRRRTRADLRRRAQRTLCKTNSPTLQSSKQLEGTLTLDAASVASVPLPVPEATTMQGGEVVLQADCELEDPAQCASLEPVPCPSPVPALPSVTMPVPTPTPSPSPVSISTSDEPEVTARLLPEEPAPAVASTSSPSSSSSSSSSSSSSPSSSPSSNSERQGGFTAGLDSSSSSSSSSTAAATADPLDDGASMVTSVTGGTTTSSRESSPAASPTPIIATSAQATKEQKRRPDEPQAFSSFPEKRPRMEDRQSFRTTIDGVHTEKPQPTAEEPKVPPIRIQLSRIKPPWVKGPPTYQICPRIVPPGEGSRRSGTGARTLADIKARAQQARAQREAAAAVAATGDGPGPGGGRAGAGLQDRSSGRRTREHPGPVEPGGTGNVEEQGSPAGSHPPGTQLQQSKLEPSSTPTPNTAASSPSLYTSSNPSLSFSEPPQTPTPSPTTPEERPGELSGEDVTTPPPVKGTSNGLSDKTVLLEPESVSSHLRGRGEGDDCDRTTAKHGPLAPTSIPDSLPRFGAQGVDVIRSLAGGGGVIQHGSHHVGPQENPPTPAREGHSQSEKQSRPPERGRDTASLPRLPPSVREDEAGHHSDSTETASDCENESQEEEPHLSMWSHRLPAQRNGNIQHLQRLSQQAHGQPVICSPPLQQIQQPVIHAHVSNHHGHSQTVIQPCFPNGLPSQSLIQPGLKQPQPECTPHPDQQTLAAPHSQTQRGHKTDPMDDYKASSRGSAEEDCRLGLKPSPIHPTAGSKRLPSSARPVSTVEANNPLVTQLLQGSLPMEKVLPQTHSSSKLEINRLPGGHQPAPQSQLSRQQQTRNPGLRFRGPTEAHTGESLVPELSSQNQQKSPVGRGGSPGASRSFGSSPPGTVPSRMACLLEEASSRATAMQQYLSQQPGGAVPLGAVPVITSLSSSSSSSRRNSQESAVIRESPERHHNNLAQTRATPDLCTTEVVPTVKINWHPSHPPHQQQLSPAPSVKSEVTSRPSCQALAKTSPSGPMVGGGPGVVVTKKEAVNSMDGYLTGGGAMEGLLNMEMSLARMAKKEAQSKVQYSSTSPSSSSSSSSISSLPFQLYGKLPKQGGGNSVSAPGFSYTANVSVVDGSGFSRSIADGVLQLRQRHSASQSATLSIQAFADSAAEEVALKCSCRLKAMIMCQGCGAFCHDDCIGPSKLCVSCLVVR; from the exons ATGCTCAACAAAAACAGAAG tGGCACAGCCCCTCTGGCCTGTCTGGTGACCATGCTGCACTCCCAGGTGAGGGGGGACAGAGTAAAAAACAGCATCTTCTTTAAGCTTCCTGGCAGGATGAGTCTGTTTACCTTGAAG AAGAACGCTCTGCAGTGGACCAAGAGTTCCACGGAGGCGGAGACAGCCGAAGCCAGCACACTGGCTACTGCTAACGCAGCAACAGCAGGGCCAACGGAAGGTGCGGAGCAAGAGAGCTGTGACTCCATGGAAATAGTTGCAGCCAGTGGAGAGAACGATG CATCCATAGATGAGAGCTCGTCCAGTGCCTCCTGCTCCACAGAGCCCCAGACCAGGCTGAGTAGATCTGGAGTCTCTGGACAGGTGCGCTCTGAGGCCCAGGCACAGACCCGACTATGTCGATCCAGACAG TCGAGCAGACAGAGGAAGAAGGCTGTGATGATGCCGCGGGTGGTCCTCACTCCACTCAAGGTCAATGGTGAACACGTCCCATCAG GAGCAGCGGGGAGGCGCAGGGAAGACTCTAGGGGGGGTCCAGGCCCCACGCTCCGTGCCCGCCCCGAGCTGGCTAGCTGGAAACGCCCCCAGCACTTCAAGAGCTTGCGTGGCTACCACTCAG GGCCCATGAAGAGGAGCCGAGGCGGGGTGGAGGTGGACTTTGAGACGCCCGGCTCTATCCTGGTCAACACCAACATCAGGGCTCTCATCAACATGCGCACCTTCTCTGCCTTCCCAGCCCACTCCCAACAGcaactcctgcagctcctccCCGAGGTCGACCGCCAG GTTGGACCTGATGGTCTGGCTCGCCTCAGTAACTCAGCTCTCAACAATGAATTCTTCACTCACGCCTCCCAGAGCTGGAAGGAAAGGCTTGCTGAGG GGGAGTTCACCCATGAGATGCAGGTGCGATTCCGccaggagatggagaaagagaagaaagtgGAGGCATGGAAGGAGAAGTTCTTTGAGGAGTACCATGGTCAAAA GTCTGGCCTGACCCGAGAAGAGTCTCTGAAGTTGACGATGAGCGAAGCGGCCGATGCTGCCACCAGCGTTCTGGACAGCAAGGTGGCCTTGGTGGCGGCGGGAACGCCCAAGCGCCGCAATGTGGGCAGGCGGAGGCGCGATGGCAGGATGAGACGGCGAACGCGGGCAGACTTGAGACGCAGGGCGCAACGCACCCTCTGTAAGACCAACTCCCCTACCCTGCAGTCCTCCAAGCAGCTGGAAGGCACGCTCACTTTAGATGCAGCTTCTGTTGCCTCTGTCCCCTTGCCCGTCCCAGAGGCCACCACGATGcagggaggagaggtggtgtTGCAGGCCGACTGTGAACTGGAGGACCCGGCCCAGTGTGCCTCCCTAGAGCCCGTGCCCTGCCCTTCCCCTGTGCCTGCGCTCCCGTCTGTGACCATGCCTGTGCCCACCCCGacccccagtcccagccctgtATCCATCAGCACCTCCGATGAGCCTGAAGTCACCGCCCGCCTGCTCCCCGAAGAGCCTGCACCTGCCGTCGCCtcaacctcctctccctcctcctcgtcttcctcctcctcctcctcgtcctcctccccttcctcatctccctcctccaactcagagagacagggggggttCACCGCCGGCTTGGattcttcctcctcatcctcttcttcctccacggCCGCTGCCACCGCTGATCCACTGGACGACGGGGCCTCCATGGTCACCTCGGTCACGGGGGGCACAACCACCAGCAGCCGGGAGAGCAGCCCTGCAGCCAGCCCCACCCCCATCATCGCCACCTCCGCCCAGGCCACCAAGGAGCAGAAGAGGAGGCCAGACGAGCCCCAGGCCTTCTCCAGCTTCCCCGAAAAGAGGCCGCGAATGGAAGATCGTCAGTCCTTTCGTACCACAATCGACGGAGTTCACACGGAAAAGCCGCAGCCGACAGCAGAGGAGCCCAAGGTCCCACCTATCCGG ATTCAACTCTCCAGAATCAAACCGCCCTGGGTCAAAGGGCCGCCAACCTACCAGATCTGTCCCCGCATCGTGCCCCCCGGCGAGGGCTCGCGGCGCTCGGGGACGGGGGCGCGCACCCTGGCGGACATCAAAGCCCGCGCCCAGCAGGCCCGGGCCCAGCGCGAGGCCGCTGCTGCTGTTGCAGCCACTGGGGATGGACCAGGGCCGGGCGGGGGCAGGGCTGGTGCTGGGCTACAGGATCGCAGCAGTGGAAGACGAACGCGAGAGCACCCTGGACCCGTCGAGCCCGGAGGAACAGGCAACGTGGAGGAGCAGGGATCGCCTGCGGGCTCTCATCCGCCTGGAACACAACTACAGCAGTCCAAATTAGAGCCCTCATCTACCCCCACCCCCAACACAGCTGCCTCGTCCCCCTCCCTGTACACCTCCTCCAACCCCTCCCTATCCTTCTCCGAGCCCCCGCAGACCCCCACTCCATCCCCAACCACCCCGGAGGAGCGACCAGGGGAGCTGAGTGGGGAAGATGTGACAACACCACCACCAGTCAAAGGCACCTCCAACGGACTCTCGGACAAGACAGTGCTGCTGGAGCCTGAGTCTGTGTCCAGCCACCTcagaggtcggggcgagggggaCGACTGTGACAGGACAACGGCCAAACATGGTCCCCTGGCTCCCACCTCCATCCCAGATTCTCTGCCCAGGTTCGGGGCCCAGGGAGTGGATGTGATCAGGTCCCTGGCTGGGGGAGGGGGTGTCATCCAACATGGTTCCCACCACGTGGGGCCACAAGAGAACCCCCCCACCCCGGCCAGAGAGGGCCACAGCCAGAGCGAAAAGCAGTCACGGCCcccggagagggggagagatacagccTCCCTCCCTCGTCTCCCACCTTCAGTCAGAGAGGACGAAGCAGGGCATCACAGCGATTCCACGGAGACGGCCTCCGACTGCGAGAACGAGAGCCAGGAGGAGGAGCCCCACCTGAGCATGTGGAGCCACCGCCTGCCTGCTCAGCGCAATGGCAACATCCAGCACCTCCAAAGGTTGTCTCAGCAGGCCCACGGCCAGCCTGTGATCTGCAGCCCCCCTCTACAGCAGATCCAGCAGCCGGTCATCCATGCTCACGTGTCCAACCACCACGGCCACAGCCAAACTGTAATCCAGCCCTGCTTCCCCAACGGCCTCCCCAGCCAGAGTCTCATACAGCCAGGCCTAAAGCAGCCGCAGCCTGAATGCACTCCCCACCCAGACCAACAGACTCTCGCTGCGCCACACTCCCAAACCCAGAGGGGGCACAAAACGGACCCAATGGATGACTACAAGGCGTCCAGTCGGGGCTCGGCTGAGGAGGACTGTAGGCTGGGGCTGAAGCCTTCTCCCATCCACCCCACCGCTGGCTCCAAGAGGCTCCCTAGTTCGGCCCGGCCTGTGTCCACAGTGGAGGCCAACAATCCTCTGGTCACCCAGCTGCTTCAAGGCAGCCTCCCGATGGAGAAAGTCCTGCCGCAGACGCACTCGTCTAGCAAGCTAGAGATCAACCGCCTGCCAGGGGGGCACCAGCCAGCCCCCCAGTCCCAGCTCAGCCGGCAGCAACAGACCAGGAATCCGGGCCTTCGCTTCAGGGGCCCCACAGAGGCCCATACGGGAGAGTCCCTGGTCCCTGAGTTGTCCTCTCAGAACCAGCAGAAGTCCCCTGTTGGCCGAGGAGGCTCCCCTGGAGCAAGCCGGAGCTTCGGGTCCTCTCCCCCGGGCACAGTGCCCTCCCGCATGGCCTGCCTGCTGGAGGAGGCCTCCTCTCGGGCCACGGCCATGCAGCAGTACCTGTCCCAGCAGCCAGGTGGCGCTGTGCCCCTTGGGGCCGTGCCCGTCATCACATCCCTCTCTTCTTCGTCCTCTTCCTCCAGACGGAACTCCCAAGAGTCGGCTGTCATCAGAGAGTCTCCAGAGAGGCACCACAACAACCTTGCTCAGACCCGGGCCACCCCGGACCTCTGCACCACTGAGGTGGTCCCCACTGTCAAGATAAACTGGCACCCTTCCCACCCCCCGCACCAACAGCAGCTCTCGCCCGCACCCAGCGTGAAAAGCGAGGTCACCTCCCGGCCCTCTTGTCAAGCTCTTGCCAAAACCTCCCCCTCTGGCCCCATGGTAGGTGGTGGGCCAGGTGTGGTGGTCACCAAAAAGGAGGCAGTGAACTCTATGGACGGTTACCTGACTGGAGGTGGAGCTATGGAGGGACTGCTGAACATGGAGATGTCCTTAGCCCGCATGGCTAAGAAGGAGGCGCAAAGCAAAGTTCAATACTCTTCCACCTCCCCCTCTtcatcttcatcctcctcttcgatctcctccctccctttccagCTCTATGGTAAGCTGCCCAAGCAGGGCGGAGGGAACAGTGTGTCGGCGCCCGGCTTCAGCTACACGGCCAACGTGTCTGTGGTAGACGGCAGCGGCTTCTCGAGGAGCATTGCCGATGGCGTCCTACAGCTGCGTCAGCGCCACAGTGCCAGCCAGAGCGCCACGCTCAGCATCCAGGCGTTCGCAGACAGCGCCGCTGAGGAGGTGGCCCTCAAGTGCTCCTGCCGCCTCAAGGCCATGATCATGTGCCAGGGCTGTGGGGCCTTCTGCCACGACGACTGCATCGGCCCCTCCAAACTGTGTGTATCCTGCTTGGTGGTCAGATAG
- the LOC139542660 gene encoding polycomb group protein ASXL1-like isoform X4, which yields MKDKQKRKKERTWAEAARMVLENFSDAPMTPKQILHVIQTKGLKEMSGTAPLACLVTMLHSQVRGDRVKNSIFFKLPGRMSLFTLKKNALQWTKSSTEAETAEASTLATANAATAGPTEGAEQESCDSMEIVAASGENDASIDESSSSASCSTEPQTRLSRSGVSGQVRSEAQAQTRLCRSRQSSRQRKKAVMMPRVVLTPLKVNGEHVPSGPMKRSRGGVEVDFETPGSILVNTNIRALINMRTFSAFPAHSQQQLLQLLPEVDRQVGPDGLARLSNSALNNEFFTHASQSWKERLAEGEFTHEMQVRFRQEMEKEKKVEAWKEKFFEEYHGQKSGLTREESLKLTMSEAADAATSVLDSKVALVAAGTPKRRNVGRRRRDGRMRRRTRADLRRRAQRTLCKTNSPTLQSSKQLEGTLTLDAASVASVPLPVPEATTMQGGEVVLQADCELEDPAQCASLEPVPCPSPVPALPSVTMPVPTPTPSPSPVSISTSDEPEVTARLLPEEPAPAVASTSSPSSSSSSSSSSSSSPSSSPSSNSERQGGFTAGLDSSSSSSSSSTAAATADPLDDGASMVTSVTGGTTTSSRESSPAASPTPIIATSAQATKEQKRRPDEPQAFSSFPEKRPRMEDRQSFRTTIDGVHTEKPQPTAEEPKVPPIRIQLSRIKPPWVKGPPTYQICPRIVPPGEGSRRSGTGARTLADIKARAQQARAQREAAAAVAATGDGPGPGGGRAGAGLQDRSSGRRTREHPGPVEPGGTGNVEEQGSPAGSHPPGTQLQQSKLEPSSTPTPNTAASSPSLYTSSNPSLSFSEPPQTPTPSPTTPEERPGELSGEDVTTPPPVKGTSNGLSDKTVLLEPESVSSHLRGRGEGDDCDRTTAKHGPLAPTSIPDSLPRFGAQGVDVIRSLAGGGGVIQHGSHHVGPQENPPTPAREGHSQSEKQSRPPERGRDTASLPRLPPSVREDEAGHHSDSTETASDCENESQEEEPHLSMWSHRLPAQRNGNIQHLQRLSQQAHGQPVICSPPLQQIQQPVIHAHVSNHHGHSQTVIQPCFPNGLPSQSLIQPGLKQPQPECTPHPDQQTLAAPHSQTQRGHKTDPMDDYKASSRGSAEEDCRLGLKPSPIHPTAGSKRLPSSARPVSTVEANNPLVTQLLQGSLPMEKVLPQTHSSSKLEINRLPGGHQPAPQSQLSRQQQTRNPGLRFRGPTEAHTGESLVPELSSQNQQKSPVGRGGSPGASRSFGSSPPGTVPSRMACLLEEASSRATAMQQYLSQQPGGAVPLGAVPVITSLSSSSSSSRRNSQESAVIRESPERHHNNLAQTRATPDLCTTEVVPTVKINWHPSHPPHQQQLSPAPSVKSEVTSRPSCQALAKTSPSGPMVGGGPGVVVTKKEAVNSMDGYLTGGGAMEGLLNMEMSLARMAKKEAQSKVQYSSTSPSSSSSSSSISSLPFQLYGKLPKQGGGNSVSAPGFSYTANVSVVDGSGFSRSIADGVLQLRQRHSASQSATLSIQAFADSAAEEVALKCSCRLKAMIMCQGCGAFCHDDCIGPSKLCVSCLVVR from the exons GTTCTAGAGAACTTCTCTGATGCCCCCATGACGCCCAAGCAGATCCTGCATGTTATACAGACCAAGGGGCTCAAGGAAATGAG tGGCACAGCCCCTCTGGCCTGTCTGGTGACCATGCTGCACTCCCAGGTGAGGGGGGACAGAGTAAAAAACAGCATCTTCTTTAAGCTTCCTGGCAGGATGAGTCTGTTTACCTTGAAG AAGAACGCTCTGCAGTGGACCAAGAGTTCCACGGAGGCGGAGACAGCCGAAGCCAGCACACTGGCTACTGCTAACGCAGCAACAGCAGGGCCAACGGAAGGTGCGGAGCAAGAGAGCTGTGACTCCATGGAAATAGTTGCAGCCAGTGGAGAGAACGATG CATCCATAGATGAGAGCTCGTCCAGTGCCTCCTGCTCCACAGAGCCCCAGACCAGGCTGAGTAGATCTGGAGTCTCTGGACAGGTGCGCTCTGAGGCCCAGGCACAGACCCGACTATGTCGATCCAGACAG TCGAGCAGACAGAGGAAGAAGGCTGTGATGATGCCGCGGGTGGTCCTCACTCCACTCAAGGTCAATGGTGAACACGTCCCATCAG GGCCCATGAAGAGGAGCCGAGGCGGGGTGGAGGTGGACTTTGAGACGCCCGGCTCTATCCTGGTCAACACCAACATCAGGGCTCTCATCAACATGCGCACCTTCTCTGCCTTCCCAGCCCACTCCCAACAGcaactcctgcagctcctccCCGAGGTCGACCGCCAG GTTGGACCTGATGGTCTGGCTCGCCTCAGTAACTCAGCTCTCAACAATGAATTCTTCACTCACGCCTCCCAGAGCTGGAAGGAAAGGCTTGCTGAGG GGGAGTTCACCCATGAGATGCAGGTGCGATTCCGccaggagatggagaaagagaagaaagtgGAGGCATGGAAGGAGAAGTTCTTTGAGGAGTACCATGGTCAAAA GTCTGGCCTGACCCGAGAAGAGTCTCTGAAGTTGACGATGAGCGAAGCGGCCGATGCTGCCACCAGCGTTCTGGACAGCAAGGTGGCCTTGGTGGCGGCGGGAACGCCCAAGCGCCGCAATGTGGGCAGGCGGAGGCGCGATGGCAGGATGAGACGGCGAACGCGGGCAGACTTGAGACGCAGGGCGCAACGCACCCTCTGTAAGACCAACTCCCCTACCCTGCAGTCCTCCAAGCAGCTGGAAGGCACGCTCACTTTAGATGCAGCTTCTGTTGCCTCTGTCCCCTTGCCCGTCCCAGAGGCCACCACGATGcagggaggagaggtggtgtTGCAGGCCGACTGTGAACTGGAGGACCCGGCCCAGTGTGCCTCCCTAGAGCCCGTGCCCTGCCCTTCCCCTGTGCCTGCGCTCCCGTCTGTGACCATGCCTGTGCCCACCCCGacccccagtcccagccctgtATCCATCAGCACCTCCGATGAGCCTGAAGTCACCGCCCGCCTGCTCCCCGAAGAGCCTGCACCTGCCGTCGCCtcaacctcctctccctcctcctcgtcttcctcctcctcctcctcgtcctcctccccttcctcatctccctcctccaactcagagagacagggggggttCACCGCCGGCTTGGattcttcctcctcatcctcttcttcctccacggCCGCTGCCACCGCTGATCCACTGGACGACGGGGCCTCCATGGTCACCTCGGTCACGGGGGGCACAACCACCAGCAGCCGGGAGAGCAGCCCTGCAGCCAGCCCCACCCCCATCATCGCCACCTCCGCCCAGGCCACCAAGGAGCAGAAGAGGAGGCCAGACGAGCCCCAGGCCTTCTCCAGCTTCCCCGAAAAGAGGCCGCGAATGGAAGATCGTCAGTCCTTTCGTACCACAATCGACGGAGTTCACACGGAAAAGCCGCAGCCGACAGCAGAGGAGCCCAAGGTCCCACCTATCCGG ATTCAACTCTCCAGAATCAAACCGCCCTGGGTCAAAGGGCCGCCAACCTACCAGATCTGTCCCCGCATCGTGCCCCCCGGCGAGGGCTCGCGGCGCTCGGGGACGGGGGCGCGCACCCTGGCGGACATCAAAGCCCGCGCCCAGCAGGCCCGGGCCCAGCGCGAGGCCGCTGCTGCTGTTGCAGCCACTGGGGATGGACCAGGGCCGGGCGGGGGCAGGGCTGGTGCTGGGCTACAGGATCGCAGCAGTGGAAGACGAACGCGAGAGCACCCTGGACCCGTCGAGCCCGGAGGAACAGGCAACGTGGAGGAGCAGGGATCGCCTGCGGGCTCTCATCCGCCTGGAACACAACTACAGCAGTCCAAATTAGAGCCCTCATCTACCCCCACCCCCAACACAGCTGCCTCGTCCCCCTCCCTGTACACCTCCTCCAACCCCTCCCTATCCTTCTCCGAGCCCCCGCAGACCCCCACTCCATCCCCAACCACCCCGGAGGAGCGACCAGGGGAGCTGAGTGGGGAAGATGTGACAACACCACCACCAGTCAAAGGCACCTCCAACGGACTCTCGGACAAGACAGTGCTGCTGGAGCCTGAGTCTGTGTCCAGCCACCTcagaggtcggggcgagggggaCGACTGTGACAGGACAACGGCCAAACATGGTCCCCTGGCTCCCACCTCCATCCCAGATTCTCTGCCCAGGTTCGGGGCCCAGGGAGTGGATGTGATCAGGTCCCTGGCTGGGGGAGGGGGTGTCATCCAACATGGTTCCCACCACGTGGGGCCACAAGAGAACCCCCCCACCCCGGCCAGAGAGGGCCACAGCCAGAGCGAAAAGCAGTCACGGCCcccggagagggggagagatacagccTCCCTCCCTCGTCTCCCACCTTCAGTCAGAGAGGACGAAGCAGGGCATCACAGCGATTCCACGGAGACGGCCTCCGACTGCGAGAACGAGAGCCAGGAGGAGGAGCCCCACCTGAGCATGTGGAGCCACCGCCTGCCTGCTCAGCGCAATGGCAACATCCAGCACCTCCAAAGGTTGTCTCAGCAGGCCCACGGCCAGCCTGTGATCTGCAGCCCCCCTCTACAGCAGATCCAGCAGCCGGTCATCCATGCTCACGTGTCCAACCACCACGGCCACAGCCAAACTGTAATCCAGCCCTGCTTCCCCAACGGCCTCCCCAGCCAGAGTCTCATACAGCCAGGCCTAAAGCAGCCGCAGCCTGAATGCACTCCCCACCCAGACCAACAGACTCTCGCTGCGCCACACTCCCAAACCCAGAGGGGGCACAAAACGGACCCAATGGATGACTACAAGGCGTCCAGTCGGGGCTCGGCTGAGGAGGACTGTAGGCTGGGGCTGAAGCCTTCTCCCATCCACCCCACCGCTGGCTCCAAGAGGCTCCCTAGTTCGGCCCGGCCTGTGTCCACAGTGGAGGCCAACAATCCTCTGGTCACCCAGCTGCTTCAAGGCAGCCTCCCGATGGAGAAAGTCCTGCCGCAGACGCACTCGTCTAGCAAGCTAGAGATCAACCGCCTGCCAGGGGGGCACCAGCCAGCCCCCCAGTCCCAGCTCAGCCGGCAGCAACAGACCAGGAATCCGGGCCTTCGCTTCAGGGGCCCCACAGAGGCCCATACGGGAGAGTCCCTGGTCCCTGAGTTGTCCTCTCAGAACCAGCAGAAGTCCCCTGTTGGCCGAGGAGGCTCCCCTGGAGCAAGCCGGAGCTTCGGGTCCTCTCCCCCGGGCACAGTGCCCTCCCGCATGGCCTGCCTGCTGGAGGAGGCCTCCTCTCGGGCCACGGCCATGCAGCAGTACCTGTCCCAGCAGCCAGGTGGCGCTGTGCCCCTTGGGGCCGTGCCCGTCATCACATCCCTCTCTTCTTCGTCCTCTTCCTCCAGACGGAACTCCCAAGAGTCGGCTGTCATCAGAGAGTCTCCAGAGAGGCACCACAACAACCTTGCTCAGACCCGGGCCACCCCGGACCTCTGCACCACTGAGGTGGTCCCCACTGTCAAGATAAACTGGCACCCTTCCCACCCCCCGCACCAACAGCAGCTCTCGCCCGCACCCAGCGTGAAAAGCGAGGTCACCTCCCGGCCCTCTTGTCAAGCTCTTGCCAAAACCTCCCCCTCTGGCCCCATGGTAGGTGGTGGGCCAGGTGTGGTGGTCACCAAAAAGGAGGCAGTGAACTCTATGGACGGTTACCTGACTGGAGGTGGAGCTATGGAGGGACTGCTGAACATGGAGATGTCCTTAGCCCGCATGGCTAAGAAGGAGGCGCAAAGCAAAGTTCAATACTCTTCCACCTCCCCCTCTtcatcttcatcctcctcttcgatctcctccctccctttccagCTCTATGGTAAGCTGCCCAAGCAGGGCGGAGGGAACAGTGTGTCGGCGCCCGGCTTCAGCTACACGGCCAACGTGTCTGTGGTAGACGGCAGCGGCTTCTCGAGGAGCATTGCCGATGGCGTCCTACAGCTGCGTCAGCGCCACAGTGCCAGCCAGAGCGCCACGCTCAGCATCCAGGCGTTCGCAGACAGCGCCGCTGAGGAGGTGGCCCTCAAGTGCTCCTGCCGCCTCAAGGCCATGATCATGTGCCAGGGCTGTGGGGCCTTCTGCCACGACGACTGCATCGGCCCCTCCAAACTGTGTGTATCCTGCTTGGTGGTCAGATAG